In Candidatus Methylomirabilota bacterium, the genomic window GGGGGGGAGGCTTCGGAAGGGGGGCGGAGCCCCCCTCCGAGCTACCTAAGCGCGGTATACTCTCCCGTATGCGAGTACTGCTCGTCCATCCCGGCGCATTGATGTACTCGGAGCTGTATCTGCGCCTCGAGCCTCTGGGCCTCGAGCGGGTGGCCGCGGCCGTGCGGGCGGCGGGACACGACGTGCGCCTCCTGGATCTGCAGATCTTCACCCACGACGACTACCGCCGCGAGCTCGCCGAGTTCAAGCCGGAGGCCGTTGGCTTCTCCCTCAACTATCTCGCCAATGTCCCCGAGGTCATCGACCTCGCCAAGGAGACGCGGCGGCGCGCCCCGGAGTGCTTCGTCATGGTGGGCGGCCACAGCGGCTCCTTCATCGCCCAGGAGCTACTCGAGCACGGAGACGGCGCCATCGATTGTGTGGTGCGGGGCGAAGGCGAGGTCATCACCCCGCGCGTCCTCGAGGCCCGCGGCGACGCCAAGCTCTCCACGCTGCCCGGCGTGGTGACGCGTGATGGGCAGGGCCCCACGCCGACCCTGCTCGACGATCTGGACAAGTTCCTGCCCGCGAGAGACCTCGCCCACAAGCGGCACAAGTATTTCATCGGCGTGCTCGATCCGTGCGCCTCCGCCGAGCTGACCCGCGGGTGCCCGTGGGACTGCTCCTTCTGCAGCGCCTGGACCTTCTACGGCCGGAGCTACCGGAAGTCGTCGCCGGAAAAAGCCGCGGAAGATCTCGCCTCCATCCGCGAGCCCAATGTCTTCCTGGTGGACGACGTCGCCTTCATCCATCCGGAGCACGGATTCGCCATCGGACAGGAGCTCGAGCGCCGGCGCGTCCGAAAGCAGTACTACCTCGAGACCCGGTGCGACGTGCTCATCAAGAACAAGGAGCTCTTCGCCTACTGGAAGAAGCTGGGGCTCTTCTACATGTTCCTCGGGCTCGAGGCGCTCGACGAAGAGGCCCTCAAGCTCCACCGCAAACGCATCACGCCCGGCGAGAACTTCAAGGCCCTGGAGATCGCGCGCGAGATCGGGCTCACCGTCGCCGTGAACATCATCGCCGACTGCGACTGGGACGAGCACCGCTTCGAGGTCGTCCGCGAGTGGGCCCTCACCGTGCCGGAGATCGTCCACCTGACCGTGGCCACGCCCTATCCGGGCACGGAGATCTGGTTCACGGAATCGCGGCGCCTGACCTCGCGCGACTACCGGCTCTTCGACGTGGCCCACGCTGTGCTGCCCACCCGCATGCCGCTGGACAAGTTCTACGCCGAGCTCGTCAAGACGCAGGACATCCTGAACCGCAAGCATCTGGGCTGGAGCGCCATTCCGAAGTACGGCTTCCCGGCCGTGCGCGCGCTTCTGCGCGGCCAGACCAACTACGTCAAGATGCTCTCGAAGTTCGGCTCGGTGGTGAACGAGAACCGCCAGTACAACGACCACCAGCGGCCGGTGACCTATCAGATGAAGCCCCCCCGCCCCGCCGTGGCCAAGCCCGACCCCGCCGAGCTGTTCATCCACATGCCCGCCCGGCTCCAGAAGCAGGCGTAGCCGCGGCCGACACGCGACGTCGTCCACCCGTCAGCTCAAGCCACCTCATCGCGGAGGCTCGCCGTGGATCTGACGCCGCTCATGAAGCCCAAGAGCATCGGAGTCATCGGCGCCTCGAAACGGATGGGCCGCGCGACCCGGGTCATCACCAACCTCCAGCGATTCGGCTACGCCGGCCGCATCTTCCCGATCAATCCGAAGTATCCGGACATCCTCGGCCTGCCCTGCTATCCCGACCTGACCGCCACCCCGGAGACGCCCGACACGGTCGTGGTCGCCATTCCGGCCGCCGAGGTGCCCGGTGTGCTGACGGCGGCGGCCGAGCGCGGGGTGCGGGGCGCCATCGTCCTCTCGAGCGGGTTCGCGGAGGCGGGCCCGGTCGGTCGCGACCGCCAGATCGCCCTCGAGCGCCTGGCCACCGAGCGCGGCCTGCTCATCTGCGGACCCAACTGCTATGGCGTGCTCAACGTCGCCCTGGGCGCGGCCACCTTCAGCGCGGACTTCGCGGAGCCGCCGCGGCCGGGCCACGTGGCCATCGTCTCGCAGAGCGGCGGGTTCAGTCACGCCATCGCCGAGCACCTCATGCGCCAGCGCGCCGTCGGCTTGAGCTACGTCGTCTCCTGCGGCAACCAGGCGGGACTCACCGTCGAGGACTACATCGAATTTCTCGTGATGGACGAAGCCACCGAGGTCATCGGGGTGTTCGTCGAAGGGTTCCGGCAGCCCGCCAAGCTCCGGCGAGTGGCCCGCCTCGCGAGCGAGCTTGGAAAGCCGATCGTCGCGTTGAAGGTGGGGCGGTCGGAGAATGCGCGGGAGGCCATGCTCGCCCATACGGGGTCGCTCGCGGGCATGGCGGAGATCATCGACGCCGTGTTGAAGCAGGGCGCCATCGTCCAGGTCTCGAGCCTCAACGAGATGATCGACACCCTCACGCTCCTGGGCGCGGCCAAGAACGACCGGCGGCGCGGCTGGCGCGTGGCCATCCTCAGCGGCCTGGGAGGCGAGTGCGGGCACGTGGCGGACGTGGCGGCGCGGGTAGGCGTCGACCTGCCCCCGCTGTCCGCCGCCTCCGTGGCCGCTCTCGCGCGCTTCATGCCCGACTTCGCCAATCCGCGAAATCCCCTCGACGGCACCGGCGCCATGTACGAGGACTCCACCCTCTTCCCCCGGATGATCGACGTGCTGCTGCGTGATGAGGCCATCGACGTGGTGGCGGTGAATCTGAGGGCCAACGTGCCGCCCCCCGGGGGATGGGCGCCCTCGCGCGAGTTCAGCAAGGCGCTTTGCCGGGCGGTGGCGGGCGGCGCCGATCGGCTCGTCCTCTGCTTCAGCTCGTTGGCCGGCGGCGACCTCGACCAGGACGTGGTTCGCCCGCTCGCCGAGGCGGGCATTCCCTTCCTCGAGGGCACCGAGACCGCGATGATGGCGCTCCACCATGCGAGCGAGCGTCGCCGCTTCGGCCACGGGGCGGGCCGCACGAGTCAATCCCCGCCCGCGGCGCCCCCGAAAGATGACAGCACGCCCGATGCTCGTCGCGTCCTCGGCAATGCCGAAGCCATGCGGCTGCTCCGTGAGTTCGGGATTCCCGTGGCCGAGACCCTGCCGGCCGCCGACGCGGACGCGGCGGTGGCGAGCGCGGAGCGTCTCGGCTATCCGGTGGTCCTGAAGGTCGACACCCCGGACATCGTGCACAAGACCGATGTCGGCGGCGTCCGGCTGGGCTGCGGGGACGCCGGGGCCGTGCGCCAGGCCTTTGATCAGATGCTCGAGGACGTTCGGGGGCGCGCGCCCGCCGCGCGCATCGATGGCGTCCTCGTGCAGCCGATGATGGCCGGGGGCACGGAAATGATTCTGGGCGTCACGCGCGATCCTTTGTTCGGCCCCGCGGTGATGTGCGGGTTCGGGGGCATCTTCGTCGAGGTCATGCGCGACGTGAGCGTCCGCGTTCCTCCTCTCGACACTGCGGAGGCGCTGGCCATGGTCGCCGACCTCCGCGGCAGCGTGCTCTTGCGCGGCGCGCGCGGCCGACCGCCGGCCGATGTGGCCGCCCTCGCGGAGGCGCTGGTCGGGCTGGCGAAGCTGGCCCAGGCTCATGGCGAGCGGCTGCTGGCGCTCGACATCAACCCGCTCCTCGTCCTCGAGGAAGGGCGCGGCGTGATGGCGGTGGACTGGCTGGTGGAGCTCGCGTGACGCGGCTCCGCCCCGCGTCACTCAGGCCCGCGTCACTCAAGGAGACAAGGCAATGTCCTACGAGATGATCCTCTACGAAAAGGCGGGGCCGGTGGTCACCATCACGCTGAACCGGCCCCAAGCCCTCAACGCCATCAACCCCCAGATGACGGCCGAGCTTCACCAGGCCCTGGATGCCGCCGACGCCGACCCCGCGGCCAGAGCCATCGTCTTGACGGGCGCGGGTCGGGCCTTCTCGGCGGGCTACGATATCGG contains:
- a CDS encoding acetate--CoA ligase family protein, translating into MDLTPLMKPKSIGVIGASKRMGRATRVITNLQRFGYAGRIFPINPKYPDILGLPCYPDLTATPETPDTVVVAIPAAEVPGVLTAAAERGVRGAIVLSSGFAEAGPVGRDRQIALERLATERGLLICGPNCYGVLNVALGAATFSADFAEPPRPGHVAIVSQSGGFSHAIAEHLMRQRAVGLSYVVSCGNQAGLTVEDYIEFLVMDEATEVIGVFVEGFRQPAKLRRVARLASELGKPIVALKVGRSENAREAMLAHTGSLAGMAEIIDAVLKQGAIVQVSSLNEMIDTLTLLGAAKNDRRRGWRVAILSGLGGECGHVADVAARVGVDLPPLSAASVAALARFMPDFANPRNPLDGTGAMYEDSTLFPRMIDVLLRDEAIDVVAVNLRANVPPPGGWAPSREFSKALCRAVAGGADRLVLCFSSLAGGDLDQDVVRPLAEAGIPFLEGTETAMMALHHASERRRFGHGAGRTSQSPPAAPPKDDSTPDARRVLGNAEAMRLLREFGIPVAETLPAADADAAVASAERLGYPVVLKVDTPDIVHKTDVGGVRLGCGDAGAVRQAFDQMLEDVRGRAPAARIDGVLVQPMMAGGTEMILGVTRDPLFGPAVMCGFGGIFVEVMRDVSVRVPPLDTAEALAMVADLRGSVLLRGARGRPPADVAALAEALVGLAKLAQAHGERLLALDINPLLVLEEGRGVMAVDWLVELA
- the hpnR gene encoding hopanoid C-3 methylase HpnR, translated to MRVLLVHPGALMYSELYLRLEPLGLERVAAAVRAAGHDVRLLDLQIFTHDDYRRELAEFKPEAVGFSLNYLANVPEVIDLAKETRRRAPECFVMVGGHSGSFIAQELLEHGDGAIDCVVRGEGEVITPRVLEARGDAKLSTLPGVVTRDGQGPTPTLLDDLDKFLPARDLAHKRHKYFIGVLDPCASAELTRGCPWDCSFCSAWTFYGRSYRKSSPEKAAEDLASIREPNVFLVDDVAFIHPEHGFAIGQELERRRVRKQYYLETRCDVLIKNKELFAYWKKLGLFYMFLGLEALDEEALKLHRKRITPGENFKALEIAREIGLTVAVNIIADCDWDEHRFEVVREWALTVPEIVHLTVATPYPGTEIWFTESRRLTSRDYRLFDVAHAVLPTRMPLDKFYAELVKTQDILNRKHLGWSAIPKYGFPAVRALLRGQTNYVKMLSKFGSVVNENRQYNDHQRPVTYQMKPPRPAVAKPDPAELFIHMPARLQKQA